The DNA window CTAAACTCCCTCGTTACATACATTGACATCATTTGACGAAAGGTATTCTAGTAGCCACTCACCTCTGGTATTTATATCCGTGCTACCCCATATTGTGTTATGTGCATTGACATCGCATCCAATGCTAAAGGCTTGTTTAAGCTTCTGCAGTACTTTATAAGGGCATCGATTTCAGAAAGTGGTGCTGTATCCGCATCGGCAGGGAAGTAGGCAAATACGATCACAATCTCCTGCTTGTCCCTAGCCATCGGTGCCTCCACTGTTATTAGAACGTCTCGTCTCGAATGAATCCTGtaattggagaaaaaaaatttagttccgtTTAATCAAACTGCAGCTCTTGGAATTGGCTGGCTTTACATCCTACTAACTTACCTGTGGTTAAGAATTTGAACCAAAGATTTTGCGTTTATTAGCCCACGGATTCTGTGGACGAGCGATGTCCAGGTGCACTTTGGTGAACCTCCGAGCTATACTAGGGTAGCACGCAAAAAGCCGGTTTAGGTGTGCCTCAAGTAAATATCGAAGTGGGACCTCCACGGAAAGAAAGCCCTAATGGCAGTTTGGTTTTTCAAAACAGGGAATTATTTTGTTCCGAAATTCAATAATCTATGAGAAAAGAAATCACATAACTAAAAAACATTTATCTTACGGAGTCCCATGATCTTAAAACAACCataccaaattctttttttaaaaaaacatcGCGATCGAGTTGTATTTTCTTCTATTCAAGGCCAACTCACTTTTTAGCATCAAGCTACTCTCCACTGAAGCCAGttctattttgtttttgaatagcTGTTCCGCATATTGCTCCCATTCCCAATTTCTTTAAAATGTTGGATATGTTTTGGGAACTCTCTAAAATCGCTTGTTTTTCGGCTACAATTAAAGTTTTTCCAAGCTTCCTTCGTTTGCGAGAAGCTTACGAACATGTTGCCGTTTTACGCGTTGCCTCAAAGCGGAAAATGGCTTTAGGTTTCGATATTTTTTGTGGTTGAATTGCATCTGGAATCAAgctatttaaaaatattgttatttctaaTGAACCATTGGGTCTGCTCaataattaaattgaaaataagcATGAATTTGAATTCTCAAATTGATATAGATTATAATATATTATAGTACCTCCACTTCATCTTCAAGCCAACTACGATTTCGGTCGAAAAATCTTGACGTCGACTGCTGTTGATCCCATCTTCTCCTAAATTGTTTCATCCAGGTTCTCGTATTTATGTTCACGATTTCGACTCGGATCCACCCTTCAAACTTGCTTTCATTTAGACTAAAATTAATGGATTTTTCGCACAAAACTTCGTTCGTTATCATTTTGTATACGACAAAACTTTCATTTCAGTTTGATTATTCACGTCATTCAGCAGTTGCCATGGTGAATATAGAATTAAGCGTACATCCATAATGAGTTGCACCTGTTTTTTGTGTTGGAGGCATATCGTGCAAATAAATATGAATGTAGTGCAATACAAATTTCGATTCATAAAGCtgcatttttactttttgttaaaatttaaaaatttaaattattttttgtatttatgtAGCTGCTTCTGGTTGGGCGcctgatttgatgaaaaaccggtaatgttccggatattCAAAACCCTATAACTTCGGCCACAGCTGCGTGCGGTGAAAAAGTTTGATTGCGGTTTGATTAATGGAGTTTTTATCATGTTTCGATATGcagtttttggtatttttgctgCGGCTTCTGAATTGGGCGTCTGGTTTGATGAAAAACGGGTAATATTCCGCATATTAAAAGCCATAGGTCATCGGCCACAGTTGCGTGCGGTGCTTTTTCAGTTCATACTTACCGCTTCTCTTCACGGCCCTCGAGCGTGCGGTGCAGAAATTGTCGTTCTGGTTCTGCACCAGGCGGAGACTGTTCCCATCGGACCTGGCAATGGTGTCGGGAAAATACACGATGTAAAGCGCTTGTTTTGCAATCTGTGACGCTTCAACTGCTTCCAATAAAGTGCTTTCCTAGGGCTTGATGGTATCCTGCAGCCACTCAGCTGTATCTTTGTCTGCATAGGCGATTTCGAGATACCCTTGTTTGTAGGTGCACTTTCTAAACTTGGGTCTCGTATTGCTTGAACTCTGCTCCATGACGCTATTGATCAGCGCGCATCGAGTAGCATTCAGCTGTTCATGGCTGAGGGGTATTCGCAGGGCACCCAACCGGAATGATTACCACCGAGTACGATTTTGCCGTTTCGTTGAAGGTTGGACGCTGCTCAGTTTTTTGTGACTGTCTAGGATTCTGTTCTCTGATCTTTTTCGGTTGAAGTTCCTTCCTGCACTCACTATTGTTCGGTGACTCGGTGTCCGTCGAACACTGTCGCTTGGCTGGAGCCTTCCCTTACGtgaaggcatgagataggaaacttatAAGTACGATGTTATCACACCATTTGACGACACAGTTGTTGTCGGTCGTCTCTTACGAAATTCTTTGCTAAAATACTGCGTGATTTCAGCCGCCAGATACCACACGAATAACTTATGTATGTGGGTGTGTTAAACATTCCAACTCCCGCTAGCTGGCAGCGGTTTACAGGTGACGTCGTGAAAACTGTTCAATAGAAAATAGACAAGCAACATCTGGGGACCTATTCTCACagcgtcacttagtgactagaataaaatttccttctagtcactaggtgacgtgactgaaAATAAAACCCTTGatgttccaaatgtatgattCATGACATGTCTTGGATCCGTCATCGAGCGTAGTTCGCATACAGCATATAACTAGTCACTGTTCTTCATTCAATCACAGCCTGCTGCCGAATAACTTATGCTCCCAAACTTTTCTTTCAATATGAATACCATGGATGCAAAAGATTTTCGGTATGTGTGTTGATAAAACATGCTTCGACTTCGACTACCACCTATCCATGTCCGGCACTCTTTTATTTATTGAACTTCTTTTGACGTAGAAAACAAGCAGCTACAACTAATaatccaactttttttttgattaatGCATATTCGCTACCGGTAGCagtagttgtccatgaatgtaTTTTCAAAGTCCATAAGGGTAAATTGTCAAAGTTTTGTGCATCGCCCTAAGACGCTGGCGGTGGTGGCGGAGGAGGTGCACTTAGCAAATGGGCAGGTGGCATTCCCGGAGGCATCGGTGGCGGTTGCATATAGCCACTAGCACTCGAGCTTTGCCACGTACCTGGTGGCATAAGTGGCGGTGGAGCCGAACCATTGCTTCCACCCCAAGAATGAACTGGTCCGGTACCGGGGGCTAGGGGTTGCTGCGAGACACCCGGTGGCGGAGGATAACCTTGAGGGAATCGAGGGAGTGGAGCCGTTCCCGGTGGTAGTACATCGGGACTGCCACCCGGGGGAGGTGGTTGTTGACCCCATGACATTAGCGGTGTTATACCGGGTGGAGGTGGTGGAGGAGCAGGGATGGGAGGCATAGCCTGATGGCCCCATTGACTCATTTGTGGGGGATGCGGCATTGGAGCAGAGGTTGTCGGTACCGCCTGGGGTTGATGTTGTGGTGGAGGGGGTAGGTGTGGCGTTTGCATCAGAGGTCGTGGAGCTTGCCGTGGTTCGAACAGTCCGTAGGATTTTGAATGGCCGGTAGTTTGATGGGTGGTTTCCGGTGGTGGACCTTCACCCAGTTCTGCCATCAAACTCATGTACTCTTCGTCAATTTTGGTCTGGGTGTTACCGGTTGGGGGTCCTCCCTGTCCGGGTCTTTTACTGCGACAATCCTTTGCTATGTGACCTGCTCCACCGCAGGACGAACAAACGATGTTGTTTGTCACGTTGGGTTTATCCGGGCAGAGCCAAGTTTTGTGTTCGTTCGAACCACAGTTTGTACAGCGAGGACCATCGGTCTCGCGAAGTGTTCCGTTTAGTTGTGCCAGTTCTCGCAGCTGCATTCGCCGGAGATCGTTGTGTCCCTCCGGGACCTCGATACCCTGCCGAATAACATCCTTAATCCGATCGACGGCTTTCTTGACCGATTCTGGATTGCTGGCTGTGATAAATGCATGCAGAGGTTCGTCTTCACCGGGCAGTGGTTGTCCATCCTTGCGGCCAACTTTACCCTCCTTTACGGAACCCTTTCCGCGGATTATGATCTTAGCACCGGTATCTTTTTCCATGGCTTTCAACGTGTTTCCGCGCGGTCCGATCAGTAAACCTACGAAGTTTATATCCGGATGTTCCTCCTGGGGAATGAGCACTTTGTCGCTAACTCGAATCACCGGGGGTCTGCGGGGAAGGAAAAGCAATTGTTTTACTTGTGAGAGTGGAAGAGGTACAAACTTACTTATAATCCGATGGGGGCTTAAAGTCCGGATTCATGCACTGCATTCGCTGGATCAGCTGATGACGTTGCTCTTCAAGCTTCTTCCTGGTGCGGAATTCACGGGTGTTCAACCTCTTGCCGTCGCTGCTGTAGATCGGTTCAGGTGAAGGTGATCTGTTGGGATTTGGAAGAgaacaaaaaagaacaaaacgaACAATTGTAATAGTTGGTCTAACAATGTTTAGGCGATAAAATATGCAACTATTGTGTATTAACTAATTATTAGCGTTCTGATTAATGATTATCATTATTTGCTGGTAAAGAAGGGTCATTAGATTTTCGATTGAGATTAGATGCCTAGGTGTAAAAACATTAACGTCTGTTGAACCTACGTTGTTCTGAGTAATATTTTGGCTAACGTTTCAATCAGTGGACAATAAATTCGGTAATTATGCTGTAAATCAAAATTGCATTATTTCTGTGTAAATTTTCTCACGCGAACCCGCAGCTGGGAAGAGAGAAAAAGAACCATTAATCATCACTGTGTTTCGGGTCTGGTGGAAAACGAGTGGGTATCTTGCGCGGGCGTCGTTGAGTGCCGCATGTCGCTTCCATTTGATCCCTCGCTTCTCTGAAGTAGTGCCACTTACTTTCACTATATACTGTACTGGAGAGCGGCGGCAGGTCAGCTGCTGCCAGCGGGTAGGGGGACACAGGTGCAATTCGCATGAAAGCGCCTAACAAAAGTATCGAATTAGTGAACTGCCCTGCTAACGCTTCCATTAAATACAAATAATTAATGTAAAAAATACTTCAGGTCTCTTCGCAGACAGCTGAGACAGAGCTCAGATTGAAGGTTCAAACTCCAACCTTCGAGGTCGCAAGGGACAATATTTTTTGCAAGCTTACTGAGCTAGAAGTAAATCAATGGTTAGTGTTTCACAACCTGTTTACCATGTGGCGATTTTTTGCTTGTTTGTTACAGCGATGACAATACTACTAACAGCCTGACTACGCATCCACGGCTCTTACACAGAAAGCgcttcaaataaaaatacattagtGCGATTGGGAAAGCCCTGTTTTTATGCATTTATTTTGAACCGCTCGATTCCTTCAGGTTCAAGTTTTTGTATTACTTAATAAGTTCATGATGAAGATCGAATCTTCAATTTAGTACCACATCCAAAACATGAAGTCTGGACAGCTATTCGTTGAATCATTTGACACTTTGAAGCTGAAAGAATTGCGGCTTGGTGAGAATAAAACCGTAACACTTTTCCTGGAATTTTTAGGCTTTAATCTTCTCGATTTGAACTTCCAGACTGCATAGAATACAATTTCTGCTTCCTCCATAAAGGTTCCTTTTGCATGAAGAGACACATAGGAACAAATTGGGAGCTTTCTTGTTTAAGCAGACTTTTATCGCTTTGACTTAAAACCGTAAATTAGAATTCACCATTTCACAGTGACTTTTTAATTCAAGGATTCGATCGACTCTGAAGACCGTGTATGTTTCACCCTTCTCCTAACTGCTGAAATGCGTATCAACAAATCACAATAAATCAATGCTTGCAATGTACaattttaaaaacataaaacaaagagCAAACCTTTCGTCCGGATTCTGCGATATCATCAGATCCCCAGTGCGTAGCTTCCGACTAATTTCCTCGATTTGTAGCTGGACTGAACTCCGATCAATGAAATAGAGAAAAAACAGAGATTAAATCGAGGGCAAACCCCCCGATGTTAGATTAATACGGCAAATTTCGGGTGTTTCAAATTGAAACAAATGTTTAGAAAATCGGAGCTGGAAAAAAATAGCACGAACGGTCCGACGATCCATCTGTTTTCTACTTACGAAAATGACACATGAATGTAGCTTCTCGCAGCCCAACTACGACGCTGACCTAGATGTTGACCCCTAGGAAAAGTGAACTTAGTTTCGCTTTGATCAGTTGAAAGAGATTAAGCATGGTCGTTATATCATCGATGACTCATTGAATTAGATTATCTTCCGGAAGTGTTTCCCTGTTACCGACAGCCGCAGATCTGACCTAAACTGAAACGAAATAGGATACTGGCAAATCTTTTCTCCTCCACTTACCCAAATAAGCCTCCTGCTGATCCTGACTCATTCCGGCTGGCAGTATGGTAGGCATACCGGGGATAAACGTCTTATCATGATCGCCACCAGCCCAACGTGACTTTTTCTTCTTACGGCGCGCTTCCGCTTCGCTACCGCTGTTGTTACCACTTCCACCATAACCACCGTTATCTGCAAAGAAAGAACCTTTCGGTAAAATCTTCCCCTTACTTCACACAACTTAAACCTTACCCCTGCCATACTCCGACGATTGACTATTCTCATTGTGCGCATCAATCAGCGCCTTCTGAGCTTGCAtctgttgctgttgttgctgaATCTGCTGCTGCTGACTATAGCTAGTCAACAGTTCAGCAAAATTCTTCGCATTTGCCGCCGTCGACATCATCGATTCGATAACGCTTTGCGTAAACTCCAATCCCTTGTAATCGTATCCGCTATCCTTATCGCGACTATCCGGCGGTGGGCCACCACGATGACCTCCCAAACGATCAGAACCGCGGCTACTACCCTGATCATATCGGTCACGATCCCGTTCGCGATCCCTATCCCGatcacgttctcggtcccgatCCCGGGAACGTCTCTGTTCACGACTGCGTGAATGGCTTCGACGGCGCCGATCTCGCGACTTGCTTCGACTGTTGCGTCTTCGATGACGATCCCGATCCCTATCGCGATCCCGGTCACGATCTCGGTCGCGATGTTTGCTGCGAGAGCGAGACCTGTAAAAAATTTTaagcattttaaaaataaacaaaacgcaTAACCTAAAAAATAAACACCGCCGGTGGCGTAACGCCACCCCACCAAAACGGCAACACTGGCTTCTAGCATCACTTAGTACGAACGTACCTTCTGCGTTCTCGGTCCTTATCACGCGATTTCCCGTGCGAATGGCTCGATTCTCCATCACGGTCACGATCGCGGTCTTTGTCCTTGTGTTTTGAGGTCATTTTTCGCTGATTGGGATGCAGTTTTACGCCGGAAAATACGATTTTTCACTAACTTTGCAGCAAACGCTGTGACGCACTGTGAAGAACGAAAATTTTTGACAGTCCATTCTAGCGGTTCTAGTACTCCAGCTCGGGTGGGTATGGCTCAGCGACCAAAGTGTGTATAGGGTAAGCGCTCCCTAGTGCATTTTTTCAATGCTCTTTAGCGGCCCTTatactttcaatattttttatcaagtatcgagtattgacgatattgcttcaatacgtcaatcccatttgtaCATCgtcaatataactttttttctattttacgTAAAATACTTTAGTCAATACtttctagtattgacaaaaacaTTGAACGTGTAAGGTCCGCTTTTTAAATGGCTCTAACTTAAATCATAcccgcataaatgtgtaccatatgccaaccattccatcaaacatttaaaaaccattttcaatatggtttgttcgacaatagattaaccattacttagtataatatcgaacataaccattatcgtttttccaatctcgaccatacaaacaacgggttgttaagaactgTCACTGTTCCAAAATGTGCTTTTCttcatatacattttgacaacataccattgaaGAACCATATAGTTTATGGTAACATGTatattttagatctagcgatgcataaaatattgggtgaagaaaaaaaacttcccCCTTCTaacatttcaattctatcgattgaggAAGTTTTTTATTTCGTTACGCCCCATCTTCTGAAGTAAGCTTTGTCGACAGTAAGTGGACTGATGCTTTATCCAATTGAGTTATCGCCGTAATATTGTAAGAGGAGGATTTTTGATCATGTTAATCTACAGATTTTTAGAGCAGGGTAAACAGATATACGAACAACAAAGATCGCCAGAGCAATATGAAGCTCTGGCACAAAagtacaatgtagtatacaaatcgTGTATCCTACACGGAAGATattaataacatacgtacatggaactattgagatccagagctacaggtccaaagccctggtaaaggaggatggttgtgatgatccgggccgagatcaccacgtaaagcaaggtagggcataaccccaattccaaggcgtgaagcgacccgtgccgagggatgagtgatcgagggggtgaaaaagatgctcgatcgttaacggagcctgtggggtacctgggcaacccccacagtaagcgtcccttaccacgctaatgcggagctctggcgtggcggacatatatttctcgcgctactcgtgggactatacatggaggcaaataaaaataaaaataaacagacggaggtgccaaaccccttcgcaagaggtggtttggcgaggtctcccccccgtggggagagtagtggagcgatgattgccagcccgagtctggctccaggcatggaatggagggtagacgaaggctacacccatagcgatcatctagcaatccgctttaagatcaactatggtgtgcagcatccgagggcgggagatccctgtcaggtacgcgggtggaagtccaatcacttcgacagcgaagatttcaccgcggccctgggactggaggccaacaccgacagtctaagcggggatgcgctggtagctgttctatcacgcgcgtgcgacgccactatgtcgagaaaaacactgccaagaaacggtagatgcccggtatactggtggagtgccgagattgcagctctacggtcagcctgtctcagagctagacgtaggatgcaaagagctcgcaccgaggatgcaagagagaaccgccgtgaagtgtttcaagctgcgaaattagcccttaacaaggcttaaaagcagcaagagagcgtgtttcgacaacctgtgtgagagtgccaacgcgaatccgtggggtgacgcctaccggattgtgatggccaagaccaaagggggctcctcacccccagaacggtctccggaccggttggcaacgattatcgaagtactcttcccgtctcgagccacaagcccctggccacctgcactacgagacagtgcgggcacggtcgaaatggtggctccagtgacgaacgaagaactactcgcagtggctaaatccctagcaatgaacaaagctccagggccggatggagtcccgaacaacgctctcaaggcagcgatcatagcgaacccgaacatgttcaggctagctatgcagagatgccttgacgagtgccgtttccccgatagatggaaaaggcagaaactggtgctgttgccgaagcccgggaagccgccaggcgacccatcggcgtacagaccaatctgtctgatagacacgactggcaaactgcttgagaggatcatcctcaacaggctcaccccgtacgcggaaggtacggacggtctgtcaagcaaccagtttggctttcggaagggtaagtccacagtggacgctctcaactcagtgataaatactgccgagatagcgatccaacgaaaaaggcgaggtattcgatactgtgcgttagtgacacttgacgtgaagaatgcattcaacagcgcaagctgggatgccatcgcgctctcgttacaccggcttagcctaccggtgggtctgtaccggatcctggaaagttacttccaaaaccgcgtactgctatacgagaccgatgccggtcagaaaagggttccgattaccgccggagtcccgcagggctcgatcctaggcccggtgctatggaacctcatgtatgacggggttctgagactgaagttccctcctggggtcaagatcgtcggctttgccgacgacgtaaccttggaggtctacggggagtcaattcctgaggtagaactaaccgcagaacacgcgattagcacggtggaggaatggatgagcgcgagaggcctggagctcgctcatcataagacggaggtagttatcgtcaacaaccgcaagtcggcacaacatgcagttatccatgtgggagaagtcgcgatcacttcacagcgaagtctgtagtctctcggagtcattatagacgacaagctgaccttcggcagccatgtcgactatacgtgcaagagagcgtcgactgctgttgcggcactatcgagaatgatgtccaacagctcaaaggtgtgcgccagtagacgtaggttactggcaggcgttgccgtatctatcctcaggtacggcggcccgtcatggtcaagagcactgagggtaaccagttacctacagaaactggagagcacctaccgcgtgatgtgcctcagagtgatatctgcctaccgcacggtatcacacgatgcatcctgcgtgatagcgagcatgatgccagtcgggctggtcattcgggaagatgaggagtgctttgagctacgtggaaataggggagcccgcgagcgcaccagggtgacctcggtcgccagatggcagcgtgagtgggacaactcctcgaaaggtaggtggacccaccggctgatacctagcatatcgagctgggtgggaagaccccatggggaagttcacttccacctgacacaattcctgtcaggccatggctgtttccgtcagtacctccacaggttcgggcacgcggaggtcccagtctgcccaggtgtagacgaaactgccgaacacatactgttcgtatgtcctcggttcgacgtcgaaagaagagcaatgcttgacgtctgtggctgggacacaaccccggatacccttattcagcggatgtgtcaaacggtggagaagtggaacgcagtctcggctgctaccatccagattgccagtaggctacaggtaatctggcgaaccgagcaacagacggcgggcacgactaactagtgattggttagttggagcgaaaaaggccaagcgcaaaataagagagtgaatggtctgttcatgccgaggtaggttggcgcagcgaatggcaaccgcgtaaggggtaaacccagccaccccgaagcaagacagaagagtgagtgtataggcgtataagtggactgcctcatgccaagacgggagggtcgtagcgtagtatgttggaactaagctatcgatgcctcatggcgtggcagaggagtgaaagggtgagcatccaagtcagtctcacactgcatgttaagggtgagcataaaagtcagcctcacaggttggtagaggctagcacaaaagtcagcctagcaaggaatgaaaaaggtgagcacaaaagtcagcctcgcatggtatgtcagaagtggggcctaagaaaaatgtcccacatgggatgccagagggagtgacaaaggtacaatagagtggcacgattgagagtgaatcaggtgatagggtgagcacccaagtcagcctcacatggatgggtagggcgagcacaaaagtaagcctagcaaggaatgagtaaggtgagcacacaagtcagcctcgcatggaacgtaaaaggtgagcacaaaagtcagcctcatgtgggagtgtttgagagtgaatcaaagtgtgattgagagagcacccaagtaagcctcatacaggatgtatgatcgcgcgagtgagagtgaatgagtacattcagtacagccatccccccagaagtaataccgagaggtagttcctgggaggaatgatggcggagcccaatggagtttagtcggtattaatggctggtcaccatttgagtccgacacgcccccagtgcaccccgtgtggtagattggaccctaccgttagcacgtgtactgggctaggacataaaggtcttctccattgtaaaaaaaaaaaaaaaaaacacggaAGATATTagaaatggtaactaaaatgcGTATGGTATTTTAATAGTTGAATTATACTGTTGGAATATATCAatagtattcccaatatggtgaata is part of the Topomyia yanbarensis strain Yona2022 chromosome 1, ASM3024719v1, whole genome shotgun sequence genome and encodes:
- the LOC131687316 gene encoding splicing factor 1; its protein translation is MTSKHKDKDRDRDRDGESSHSHGKSRDKDRERRRSRSRSKHRDRDRDRDRDRDRDRHRRRNSRSKSRDRRRRSHSRSREQRRSRDRDRERDRDRDRERDRDRYDQGSSRGSDRLGGHRGGPPPDSRDKDSGYDYKGLEFTQSVIESMMSTAANAKNFAELLTSYSQQQQIQQQQQQMQAQKALIDAHNENSQSSEYGRDNGGYGGSGNNSGSEAEARRKKKKSRWAGGDHDKTFIPGMPTILPAGMSQDQQEAYLVQLQIEEISRKLRTGDLMISQNPDERSPSPEPIYSSDGKRLNTREFRTRKKLEEQRHQLIQRMQCMNPDFKPPSDYKPPVIRVSDKVLIPQEEHPDINFVGLLIGPRGNTLKAMEKDTGAKIIIRGKGSVKEGKVGRKDGQPLPGEDEPLHAFITASNPESVKKAVDRIKDVIRQGIEVPEGHNDLRRMQLRELAQLNGTLRETDGPRCTNCGSNEHKTWLCPDKPNVTNNIVCSSCGGAGHIAKDCRSKRPGQGGPPTGNTQTKIDEEYMSLMAELGEGPPPETTHQTTGHSKSYGLFEPRQAPRPLMQTPHLPPPPQHQPQAVPTTSAPMPHPPQMSQWGHQAMPPIPAPPPPPPGITPLMSWGQQPPPPGGSPDVLPPGTAPLPRFPQGYPPPPGVSQQPLAPGTGPVHSWGGSNGSAPPPLMPPGTWQSSSASGYMQPPPMPPGMPPAHLLSAPPPPPPPAS